From the genome of Gorilla gorilla gorilla isolate KB3781 chromosome 4, NHGRI_mGorGor1-v2.1_pri, whole genome shotgun sequence, one region includes:
- the LOC101128093 gene encoding small ribosomal subunit protein eS10-like — protein sequence MLTPKKNWIAIYELLFKEGVMVAKKDVHMPKHLELADKNVPNLHVMKAMQSLKSRGYVKEQFAWRHFYWYLTNEGIQYLRDYLHLPPEIVPATLRCSRPETGRPWPKGLEGERPARLTRGEVDRDTYRRSAVSPGADKKAEAGAGSATEFQFRGGFGRGRGQPPQ from the coding sequence ATGTTGACGCCTAAGAAGAACTGGATTGCCATTTATGAACTCCTTTTTAAGGAGGGAGTCATGGTGGCCAAGAAGGATGTCCACATGCCTaagcacctggagctggcagacAAGAATGTGCCCAACCTTCATGTCATGAAGGCCATGCAGTCTCTCAAGTCCCGAGGCTACGTGAAGGAACAGTTTGCCTGGAGACATTTCTACTGGTACCTTACCAATGAGGGTATCCAGTATCTCCGTGATTACCTTCATCTGCCCCCGGAGATTGTGCCTGCCACCCTACGCTGTAGCCGTCCAGAGACTGGCAGGCCTTGGCCTAAAGGTCTGGAGGGTGAGCGACCTGCGAGACTCACAAGAGGGGAAGTTGACAGAGATACCTACAGACGGAGTGCTGTGTCACCTGGTGCCGACAAGAAAGCCGAGGCTGGGGCTGGGTCAGCAACCGAATTCCAGTTTAGAGGCGGATTTGGTCGTGGACGTGGTCAGCCACCTCAGTAA